In Pseudomonas sp. P5_109, the genomic window TTGCTTGCGCTGGGCCTTGTCGGCACCGGCGACTTCCTGGCCGGCGATTTTCAAGGAGCCGGAGGACGGTTCTTCGATCAGCGTCAGGGCCCGGGCCAGGGTGGATTTGCCGCAGCCCGATTCACCCACGACGGCGAGGGTCTTGCCGGCTTCCAGTTCGAACGACACACCGTTGAGCGCGCGTACGGTGGCGTGCCCCTTGAACATGCCACGGGACACTTCGTAGTGACGGGTCAGGTCGCGGGCGGTAAGAACGACGGCCATTACGCCACCTCCTGGTTCAGCGGGTAGAAGCAGCGAGCGAGGCTGTTGCTTTTCGGGTCAAGGGTCGGACGTTGTTGACGGCAGTTGTCTTTCACATACGGGCAGCGCGGCGATAGCAGGCAACCCTGCGGACGGTCGTAGCGACCGGGCACGATACCCGGCAGGGTCGACAGGCGCGCGGCACCCTGGCTGTGTTCCGGAATCGCCTTGAGCAGCGCTTCGCTGTACGGGTGCGCCGGAATGTCGAACAACTGTGGCACCTGACCGACTTCGACCGCTTGGCCGGCGTACATCACGCACACGCGCTGGGCGGTTTCGGCGACGACGGCGAGGTCGTGGGTGATCAGCACCAGGCCCATGTTCTGTTCTTTCTGCAACGCCAGCAGCAGGTCCATGATCTGTGCCTGGATGGTTACGTCGAGTGCCGTGGTCGGTTCGTCGGCGATCAGCAGTTTCGGTTCGCCGGCAATCGCCATGGCAATCGCGACACGCTGGCTCATGCCACCGGAGAGTTGATGCGGGTAGGCGTCCATGCGGCTGGCGGCGCCCGGGATCTCGACTTTCTCCAGCAGTTCGATGGCGCGCTTGCGCGCTTGTTTGCCGGACAATTTCAGGTGCAGGCGCAGCACTTCTTCGATCTGGAAACCGACGGTGTAGCTCGGGTTGAGTGCGGTCATCGGGTCCTGGAAGACCATCGACAGGTCTTTGCCGACGATCTGCCGACGCTGACGATTGCTCAACTTGAGCATGTCCTTGCCGTCGAAGCTGAGCGAGTCGGCGGTGACGATGCCGGGATGCTCGATCAGCCCCATCAGCGCCATCATGGTCACGGACTTGCCCGAACCCGACTCGCCAACGATGGCCAGTACTTCGCCCTTGTCGACTTTCAGGTCGAGGCCGTCGACTACTGGCGTGGCGTTCTTGTCGCCGAAGCGCACGTTGAGATTCTTGATTTCTAACAATGACATGGGAATCTCCTCAGGCGGCGTTCTTGAGTTTCGGGTCCAGCGCGTCGCGCAGGCCGTCACCCATCAAGTTGATTGCCAGCACGCTGAGCAAAATGGTCAAGCCAGGCAGGCTCACCACCCACCAGGCGCGTTCGATGTAGTCGCGGGCCGAGGCCAGCATGGTGCCCCACTCAGGGGTTGGCGGTTGTACGCCAAGGCCGAGGAAGCCCAGTGCGGCGGCATCGAGGATCGCCGAGGAGAAGCTCAGGGTGGCCTGAACGATCAGCGGCGCCATGCAGTTGGGCAGCACGGTGACGAACATCAGGCGTGGCAGGCCGGCACCGGCCAGGCGCGCGGCGGTCACGTAGTCGCGGTTCAGTTCGCCCATCACCGCGGCGCGGGTCAGACGAACATAGGACGGCAACGAAACCACGGCGATGGCAATGATGGTGTTGATCAGGCCAGGGCCGAGGATGGCGACAATCGCCACGGCCAGCAGCAGCGACGGCAGGGCCAGCATGATGTCCATCAGACGCATGATGGTCGGGCCGAGCACCCGCGGGTAGAACCCGGCGAACAGGCCGAGGAGAATCCCCGGGATCAGCGACATCACCACCGACGACAAACCGATCAGCAACGACAGGCGCGAACCATTGATCAGGCGCGACAGCAGGTCGCGGCCCAGTTCATCGGTGCCGAGCAGGAACTGCAATTGTCCACCTTCCAGCCAGGCCGGTGGGGTCAGCAGGAAGTCGCGGTACTGCTCGCTCGGGTCGTGAGGGGCGACCCACGGGGCGAAGATGGCGCAGAAAATCACCAGCAGCATGAACATCAGGCCGGCGACGGCACCTTTGTTCTTGGCGAACGCTTGCCAGAATTCTTTGTAC contains:
- a CDS encoding ABC transporter permease subunit, with amino-acid sequence MTTPIPSVAVDQSLLYPSPYKEFWQAFAKNKGAVAGLMFMLLVIFCAIFAPWVAPHDPSEQYRDFLLTPPAWLEGGQLQFLLGTDELGRDLLSRLINGSRLSLLIGLSSVVMSLIPGILLGLFAGFYPRVLGPTIMRLMDIMLALPSLLLAVAIVAILGPGLINTIIAIAVVSLPSYVRLTRAAVMGELNRDYVTAARLAGAGLPRLMFVTVLPNCMAPLIVQATLSFSSAILDAAALGFLGLGVQPPTPEWGTMLASARDYIERAWWVVSLPGLTILLSVLAINLMGDGLRDALDPKLKNAA
- a CDS encoding oligopeptide/dipeptide ABC transporter ATP-binding protein — protein: MSLLEIKNLNVRFGDKNATPVVDGLDLKVDKGEVLAIVGESGSGKSVTMMALMGLIEHPGIVTADSLSFDGKDMLKLSNRQRRQIVGKDLSMVFQDPMTALNPSYTVGFQIEEVLRLHLKLSGKQARKRAIELLEKVEIPGAASRMDAYPHQLSGGMSQRVAIAMAIAGEPKLLIADEPTTALDVTIQAQIMDLLLALQKEQNMGLVLITHDLAVVAETAQRVCVMYAGQAVEVGQVPQLFDIPAHPYSEALLKAIPEHSQGAARLSTLPGIVPGRYDRPQGCLLSPRCPYVKDNCRQQRPTLDPKSNSLARCFYPLNQEVA